The following proteins come from a genomic window of Solwaraspora sp. WMMA2065:
- a CDS encoding prolyl oligopeptidase family serine peptidase codes for MSYDWLTGMDGALHWVESSPESSRAVVVTWRPEWNPSDVDISRLDGANVGSSLHAYGGMPYAIHPSAGAVMVDGSTGLLAVDIAKAKTAHVYGDLTQISDELICVREDEAGDELVAVDIVSGGLRVLLATNGFFASPRPSAGQLAWIQWGRGAMPWDSSELWVAEYRPGWPVGRKVKIAGGSDESVVQPQWDADGNLYFLSDRSGWWNLYRWRNGQADEIAPMVAECAAAPWESSYANYVILPRRRIGLVFQRGPRFGLVIVEPDGRMNPISLPYTAIKPHVAAIDDRIALIGASPTSSQQIALVSTDGSDKLEVIRQGAASVTEAASISVPETIQVPSRDVNLTVLFYPPTSKHGPAPMIVRPHPGPTYHSDLRLDWEVQFFTSRGFAVADVDYRGSTGYGREFRKSLDGQWGRLDVEDCRLVAMHLLATGRACPSGVFISGASAGGFTALRAACEDGPFLLAVARSAIVDPVKWMVTAPRFQRPHARILSSDGARVTPDRVRCPVLLIHGSRDDVAPINEVVELATALDRRGRLSGMLALDGVGHYISTPTAISVALEAELQAYLDVIRNGGHSLP; via the coding sequence GTGTCATACGACTGGCTCACCGGCATGGACGGCGCGCTGCACTGGGTCGAGTCGTCACCAGAGAGCAGCCGAGCCGTGGTAGTGACGTGGAGACCCGAGTGGAATCCCTCGGACGTTGACATCTCACGCCTCGATGGGGCGAACGTTGGAAGCAGCCTGCACGCCTACGGCGGTATGCCCTACGCGATCCACCCGTCAGCCGGAGCGGTGATGGTGGACGGTTCCACTGGGCTACTAGCGGTCGACATTGCTAAAGCCAAAACCGCGCATGTCTATGGCGATCTCACCCAAATTTCAGATGAACTGATATGCGTTCGCGAGGATGAGGCCGGAGACGAATTAGTTGCAGTGGACATTGTGTCGGGCGGGCTGCGTGTCTTGCTGGCGACCAATGGATTCTTTGCCTCACCTCGGCCATCGGCGGGACAACTAGCTTGGATTCAATGGGGCAGGGGTGCGATGCCCTGGGACTCAAGCGAACTGTGGGTTGCTGAATATCGCCCAGGATGGCCTGTCGGCCGAAAAGTGAAGATCGCCGGAGGGTCTGACGAGTCAGTCGTCCAGCCACAGTGGGACGCCGATGGTAATTTGTATTTTCTGTCTGACAGATCGGGCTGGTGGAATCTGTATCGTTGGCGCAATGGACAAGCGGATGAGATAGCGCCGATGGTTGCCGAATGTGCTGCCGCACCGTGGGAGTCCAGCTATGCCAACTACGTTATTCTTCCGCGGCGACGAATCGGCCTGGTCTTTCAACGTGGACCAAGGTTCGGACTGGTTATTGTCGAACCTGACGGTCGCATGAACCCCATCAGCCTGCCTTACACCGCGATCAAGCCCCATGTCGCCGCGATCGACGACAGGATTGCGCTTATCGGCGCATCCCCGACCTCGTCGCAGCAGATTGCCTTGGTGTCGACCGACGGTTCCGACAAGCTGGAAGTCATTCGACAGGGCGCTGCGAGTGTCACGGAAGCCGCCTCCATCTCTGTCCCGGAAACAATCCAGGTACCCTCTCGTGATGTCAATTTGACCGTCCTCTTCTATCCGCCAACGAGCAAGCATGGCCCGGCGCCGATGATCGTCCGACCGCATCCTGGGCCGACTTACCACAGCGATCTCCGATTGGACTGGGAGGTGCAGTTCTTCACGAGTCGCGGGTTCGCAGTGGCTGATGTCGACTATCGCGGAAGCACTGGATACGGTCGAGAGTTCCGCAAGTCTTTGGACGGCCAGTGGGGCCGACTTGATGTCGAGGATTGTCGTCTTGTGGCGATGCATCTACTTGCGACAGGCAGAGCGTGCCCTAGCGGCGTGTTCATCTCAGGTGCGAGTGCCGGCGGTTTTACCGCGCTCCGGGCGGCGTGCGAGGACGGACCATTCCTGTTGGCTGTAGCCAGGTCGGCGATTGTCGACCCGGTGAAATGGATGGTCACGGCGCCCCGTTTTCAGCGGCCGCACGCGAGGATTCTTTCCTCCGACGGCGCTCGCGTCACGCCGGATCGAGTAAGATGCCCCGTACTGCTAATCCACGGCAGTCGGGATGATGTTGCGCCAATAAATGAGGTGGTCGAGTTGGCGACGGCACTCGATCGCCGAGGACGGCTGTCCGGCATGCTGGCACTCGACGGCGTCGGGCACTATATATCTACGCCCACCGCCATATCGGTGGCGTTGGAGGCGGAACTTCAAGCCTATCTCGACGTAATCAGGAATGGCGGACACTCCCTTCCGTAG
- a CDS encoding GPP34 family phosphoprotein has protein sequence MTVYQSGTHRRSVLSLPVDRRLLADEFFLMAHHDVSGQLRVAPRIAGYGATAAVLADLVVAGVLEVTPSGHLACPEPGVRLGGLERQIAAWVAAEPGQPVPVWLDVLADVSVPAIGQRLADAGVVRPVRVRRLVTVRTVWEPTDMNVAAWPWARLSTRIGRGDRLDQFDSVLARLCAAVGVEGRFLGGEPRARQRLDRLLSPVPAQVDVLLWELSAAVGRAVLGGRT, from the coding sequence ATGACCGTCTACCAGTCCGGGACTCATCGGCGGTCGGTGTTGTCGTTGCCGGTTGATCGTCGGTTGTTGGCGGATGAGTTCTTCCTGATGGCGCATCACGACGTGTCGGGTCAGCTGCGGGTGGCGCCGCGGATCGCCGGGTACGGGGCGACGGCCGCGGTGTTGGCGGACCTGGTCGTTGCGGGGGTGTTGGAGGTGACGCCGTCGGGGCATCTGGCGTGTCCGGAACCGGGGGTGCGGCTGGGCGGGTTGGAGCGGCAGATCGCGGCCTGGGTGGCGGCCGAGCCGGGTCAGCCGGTTCCGGTGTGGCTCGACGTTCTCGCCGACGTGTCGGTGCCGGCGATCGGTCAGCGGTTGGCCGACGCGGGGGTGGTGCGTCCGGTGCGGGTCCGGCGGCTGGTGACGGTCCGGACGGTGTGGGAGCCGACGGACATGAACGTGGCGGCGTGGCCGTGGGCCCGGTTGTCGACCCGGATCGGCCGCGGTGACCGGTTGGACCAGTTCGACAGCGTTCTGGCGCGGTTGTGTGCGGCTGTTGGTGTCGAGGGCCGGTTCCTCGGCGGTGAGCCGCGGGCTCGGCAGCGTCTGGACCGGTTGTTGAGTCCGGTGCCGGCGCAGGTCGACGTCCTGTTGTGGGAGTTGTCGGCGGCGGTCGGCCGGGCTGTGCTGGGTGGCCGGACCTGA
- a CDS encoding APC family permease, producing the protein MSVSFGVPRPRRGGVAAALARSRLGVPQVVFFVLAAAAPMTVVASAVPTAYAVTGLSGVPVAYAATAAVMVVFAVGYVAMSRHVVNAGSMYSYVAHALGPACGVAAAFVAVVAYNLMQIGLYGAFGVVTAATVSAVAGVGVPWWVWALGGWLAVAVLGLARVDLNGRVLGVLLVAEITVVVVFDTVMATHPAAGGLALHGLAPGHLAVPGMAAILVGGIAGYVGVEATTVLAEETRDPRRTVAHATYTAIAVTAVLYAESAWAMQTAAGPTQIIDAATRHGPELMFVLVDGHLPRLIVDVGRLLLVTSLFAALLAFHNMVARYLFALGREQVLPAALGRTHGRTGAPRLGSLAQTGVAGLTIAGYALAGLDPIVHLFFWLTVTGGLGVLILMTATSLAVLAYFRHDRRGESRWSTAFAPGVALNLLVFILGGTLIGFGDLLNTPAGSPARWALPGLYAAAVTAGLAWAAVLHRTRRHVYATVGAGADAATRTTTHPTPAARKEIRR; encoded by the coding sequence GTGTCGGTTTCGTTTGGTGTGCCGCGTCCGCGTCGGGGTGGTGTCGCCGCCGCGTTGGCCCGGTCCCGGCTCGGGGTGCCGCAGGTGGTGTTCTTCGTCCTGGCCGCTGCGGCGCCGATGACGGTGGTCGCGTCGGCGGTGCCGACCGCCTATGCGGTGACCGGCCTGTCCGGGGTGCCGGTCGCCTACGCGGCGACCGCCGCCGTGATGGTGGTGTTCGCGGTCGGCTACGTCGCGATGTCGCGGCATGTGGTCAACGCCGGGTCGATGTACTCGTACGTCGCGCACGCTCTCGGCCCGGCCTGTGGTGTGGCGGCGGCGTTCGTGGCGGTGGTGGCCTACAACCTGATGCAGATCGGCCTGTACGGGGCGTTCGGTGTCGTCACGGCCGCGACCGTGTCGGCGGTGGCCGGTGTCGGCGTGCCGTGGTGGGTGTGGGCTCTCGGCGGCTGGCTGGCGGTCGCGGTGCTGGGGTTGGCGCGGGTCGACCTCAACGGCCGGGTTCTGGGTGTGCTGCTGGTCGCGGAGATCACCGTGGTGGTGGTCTTCGACACGGTCATGGCCACCCACCCCGCCGCCGGGGGGCTAGCGCTGCACGGGTTGGCGCCGGGGCATCTGGCGGTGCCGGGGATGGCGGCGATCCTCGTCGGCGGGATCGCCGGCTACGTCGGGGTCGAGGCCACCACCGTCCTCGCGGAGGAGACCCGTGACCCCCGGCGTACGGTCGCGCACGCCACCTACACCGCGATCGCCGTCACCGCCGTGTTGTATGCGGAGTCGGCGTGGGCGATGCAGACCGCCGCCGGCCCCACCCAGATCATCGACGCCGCCACCCGCCATGGGCCCGAGTTGATGTTCGTGCTGGTCGACGGCCACCTCCCACGCCTGATCGTGGACGTGGGCCGGCTGCTGCTGGTGACCAGCCTGTTCGCCGCCCTGCTGGCCTTCCACAACATGGTCGCCCGCTACCTGTTCGCGTTGGGCCGAGAACAGGTCCTTCCCGCCGCGCTGGGGCGCACCCACGGGCGGACCGGGGCGCCGCGACTCGGCTCGCTGGCCCAGACCGGCGTGGCCGGCCTGACCATCGCCGGCTACGCGCTGGCCGGACTCGATCCGATCGTTCATCTGTTCTTCTGGCTGACCGTCACCGGCGGCCTGGGTGTGTTGATCCTGATGACCGCGACCAGCCTCGCCGTCCTCGCATACTTCCGCCACGACCGCCGGGGTGAGTCCCGCTGGTCGACCGCGTTCGCTCCCGGCGTCGCGCTCAACCTGCTGGTGTTCATCCTCGGCGGCACTCTCATCGGTTTCGGTGACCTCCTCAACACCCCTGCCGGCTCGCCGGCCCGGTGGGCGCTGCCCGGCCTCTACGCCGCCGCCGTCACCGCCGGCCTGGCATGGGCCGCCGTCCTGCACCGCACACGCCGCCACGTCTACGCCACCGTCGGCGCGGGCGCCGACGCCGCCACCCGCACCACAACCCACCCGACCCCCGCCGCACGTAAGGAGATCCGTCGGTGA
- a CDS encoding GNAT family N-acetyltransferase, with amino-acid sequence MTTTPTTTVIRVADRHDIPALTATLVEAFVGTPDAVWLIPDPGERRHVYQRLCPAVLTHAMTSGTVYTCDDHTGAAVWLPHTTAHTPDPHHTALVARAAGPHAGRFTHLAALLHEHAPHRPHTYLAYLGVAPDRQRRGVGTALLAHRHTICDTAGTPVHLVATSSHARRLYQRHGYYDTTPAPVHLPDGGPPLWPMWRQPHTCGVGSGRES; translated from the coding sequence GTGACCACCACCCCCACCACGACCGTGATCCGTGTCGCCGACCGCCACGACATCCCCGCGCTCACGGCGACCCTGGTCGAGGCGTTCGTCGGCACCCCCGACGCCGTCTGGCTCATCCCCGACCCCGGCGAACGCCGACACGTCTACCAGCGACTCTGCCCGGCGGTCCTCACCCACGCCATGACCTCGGGCACCGTGTACACCTGCGACGACCACACCGGCGCCGCCGTCTGGCTGCCCCACACCACCGCCCACACCCCCGATCCCCACCACACCGCACTGGTCGCCCGTGCCGCCGGCCCACACGCCGGACGGTTCACCCACCTCGCCGCACTCCTGCACGAACACGCCCCACACCGCCCCCACACCTACCTCGCCTACCTCGGCGTCGCCCCCGACCGGCAGCGCAGGGGTGTCGGCACCGCCCTGCTCGCCCACCGGCACACCATCTGCGACACCGCCGGCACCCCCGTCCACCTCGTCGCCACCAGCAGCCACGCCCGACGCCTCTACCAACGGCATGGCTACTACGACACCACCCCCGCCCCGGTGCACCTGCCCGACGGTGGACCACCTTTGTGGCCGATGTGGCGTCAACCCCACACCTGCGGTGTCGGCTCCGGCCGGGAGTCGTGA
- a CDS encoding SAM-dependent methyltransferase, translated as MSDTAPTTRQGIDTSVPQSARVWNYWLGGKDNFAADRQIGDRIRAANPHIAEIALAQRAFLVRAVTHLAHAGVRQFLDIGTGLPTADNTHQVAQTLAPESRIVYVDHDPLVLAHARALLTSTANGATDYIDADLTDPDAILSRAAHTLDFDQPVALILLGVTAHLTDDTQAYAIVRRLVDAVPAGSYLALCDDTNVIHPASMDDVVRQWNASGENPRVNRTPDLIAGFFHGLELLEPGVVSVTRWRPDTAHIVDVDDFGGLARKP; from the coding sequence ATGAGCGACACCGCGCCCACCACGAGGCAGGGCATCGACACCAGCGTCCCGCAGTCCGCCCGGGTCTGGAACTACTGGCTCGGCGGCAAGGACAACTTCGCCGCCGACCGCCAGATCGGAGACCGGATCAGAGCGGCGAACCCGCACATCGCCGAGATCGCGCTCGCGCAACGCGCGTTCCTCGTCCGGGCCGTCACCCACCTCGCCCACGCCGGTGTCCGCCAGTTCCTCGACATCGGCACCGGCCTGCCCACCGCCGACAACACCCATCAGGTCGCCCAGACACTCGCACCCGAATCCCGCATCGTCTACGTCGACCACGACCCCCTCGTCCTCGCCCACGCCCGCGCCCTGCTCACCAGCACCGCGAACGGCGCCACCGACTACATCGACGCCGACCTGACCGACCCCGACGCGATCCTGTCCCGGGCCGCCCACACCCTCGACTTCGACCAACCCGTCGCCCTGATCCTGCTCGGCGTCACCGCCCACCTCACCGACGACACCCAGGCGTACGCCATCGTGCGCCGTCTCGTCGACGCCGTCCCCGCCGGCAGCTACCTCGCCCTGTGCGACGACACCAACGTCATCCACCCCGCGTCGATGGACGACGTGGTCCGCCAGTGGAACGCCAGCGGCGAAAACCCTCGCGTCAACCGCACCCCCGACCTCATCGCCGGCTTCTTCCACGGACTCGAACTCCTGGAACCCGGCGTCGTGTCCGTCACCCGCTGGCGACCCGACACCGCCCACATCGTCGACGTCGACGACTTCGGAGGACTCGCCCGTAAACCCTGA
- a CDS encoding Imm1 family immunity protein, translated as MMMDYHGHREPLPDPGRAAELFADQTESIMAHGGTGQTIWIGPVNRQAQLRIDVDTHVNRAAVCWLPDGTRGIEHEPVGPITVVESPDSGLVTVPAVLARASVAAAGRAVAEYTATGRRPTCLTWQTEHQ; from the coding sequence GTGATGATGGACTACCACGGCCACCGCGAGCCGTTGCCCGACCCCGGCCGCGCCGCCGAGCTGTTCGCCGATCAGACTGAGTCGATCATGGCCCACGGTGGAACCGGCCAGACCATCTGGATCGGCCCCGTGAACAGGCAGGCTCAGCTGCGGATCGACGTCGACACGCACGTCAACCGGGCCGCGGTGTGCTGGCTCCCGGACGGCACACGGGGCATCGAGCACGAACCCGTCGGCCCGATCACGGTTGTCGAATCGCCCGATTCCGGCCTGGTCACCGTGCCCGCCGTCCTGGCCCGGGCCAGTGTCGCCGCCGCCGGCCGCGCCGTCGCCGAATACACCGCCACAGGCCGCCGACCCACCTGCCTCACCTGGCAGACAGAGCACCAATGA
- a CDS encoding transposase family protein, translating into MNEAARPPIGWSFHTTTKESGPPSMYHTTGFTTDQIRDLCVLVRAECRNLGMEPWPPVLGLYRALVVALTYMRRNRVQAEIAEAHGVSQSTISRAVTAITPVLDRVLAGFVPTADELDPTAQYIVDGTLFPCWSWRTDRCLYSGKHKTTGMSVQVACTLDGALAWVSDPVTGNHHDSYAINDTGVLVSLNPGDWIGDKGYVGNGMITPYKKPKGGELTEWQKEYNRQVNKIRWVVEQVIANLKTWRILHTDYRRPLATFTETISCVIGLHFYRIACE; encoded by the coding sequence ATGAATGAGGCGGCCCGCCCTCCCATAGGATGGAGTTTCCACACAACAACCAAAGAAAGCGGACCGCCGAGCATGTATCATACCACCGGCTTCACGACCGATCAGATTCGCGACCTCTGCGTGCTGGTCCGCGCCGAATGCCGGAACCTGGGCATGGAACCGTGGCCCCCGGTCCTCGGCCTCTACCGTGCCCTCGTGGTCGCGTTGACCTACATGCGTCGTAACCGTGTCCAAGCGGAGATCGCCGAGGCGCACGGCGTCTCCCAGTCGACGATCTCACGGGCGGTCACCGCCATCACCCCGGTCCTCGACCGCGTGCTGGCGGGGTTCGTGCCGACCGCCGACGAGCTCGACCCGACCGCCCAGTACATCGTCGACGGCACTCTGTTCCCCTGCTGGTCATGGCGCACGGACCGCTGTCTGTACTCCGGCAAGCACAAGACCACGGGCATGAGCGTCCAGGTCGCCTGTACCCTCGACGGCGCGCTCGCCTGGGTCTCCGATCCCGTCACCGGCAACCACCACGACTCGTACGCGATCAACGACACCGGTGTTCTCGTCAGCCTGAATCCCGGAGACTGGATCGGCGACAAGGGCTACGTCGGCAACGGCATGATCACTCCGTACAAGAAGCCCAAGGGCGGCGAGCTCACAGAGTGGCAGAAGGAATACAACAGGCAGGTCAACAAGATCCGCTGGGTCGTCGAACAGGTCATCGCAAACCTGAAGACCTGGAGAATCCTGCACACCGACTACCGCAGACCGCTCGCGACCTTCACGGAAACGATCTCCTGTGTCATCGGGCTGCACTTCTACAGGATCGCCTGTGAATAG
- a CDS encoding DUF4279 domain-containing protein: MTARSRLTFIIQSEALAGDEISQRMALQPTRVVEKGDPVSGSSPDRGQRRYTTWELASGLQDGVEPAVHLEALLPLVHLRVSALRQIQATGATAFWSCFVTAKPTGSMLWFEPEVLSRLGEIGAALEFDIYDSDDD, encoded by the coding sequence GTGACCGCACGGAGCCGACTGACATTCATCATCCAGAGCGAAGCACTTGCTGGGGACGAGATCAGCCAGCGGATGGCTCTGCAGCCGACAAGAGTCGTCGAGAAAGGCGACCCGGTATCGGGGAGCAGTCCCGATCGTGGACAACGCCGATACACGACCTGGGAGCTGGCCAGTGGTCTGCAGGACGGTGTGGAGCCGGCCGTGCATCTGGAAGCGCTACTCCCTCTCGTCCATTTGCGGGTCTCTGCGCTTCGCCAGATCCAAGCCACGGGGGCGACAGCCTTCTGGTCGTGCTTCGTCACCGCCAAGCCGACTGGAAGCATGCTCTGGTTCGAACCGGAAGTCCTCTCCCGCCTCGGTGAGATCGGGGCAGCGCTCGAGTTCGACATCTACGACAGCGACGACGATTGA
- a CDS encoding transcriptional regulator, with translation MTIDPPRPDPVINTTTRLSLMAVLAAAQEVEFGAARDASGLSDSVVSKQATALETAGYLAMRKGHVGHRPRTWLSLTPTGRRALRNHITALRRIVDLANE, from the coding sequence GTGACCATCGACCCGCCCCGCCCCGACCCGGTCATCAACACCACGACGCGACTGTCACTCATGGCCGTGCTCGCAGCCGCGCAGGAAGTCGAGTTCGGCGCCGCGCGCGACGCCAGCGGGCTGAGCGACTCAGTCGTGTCGAAACAGGCGACCGCTCTCGAAACGGCCGGATACCTAGCCATGCGCAAGGGCCACGTCGGACACCGACCCCGAACCTGGCTATCACTGACTCCAACCGGACGCCGCGCACTGCGCAACCACATCACAGCGCTACGACGAATCGTCGATCTCGCCAACGAGTGA